Genomic DNA from Tautonia rosea:
GTGGTTCCTGGATCTGGTCGACCTGACCGAGACGAGGGTCTTCGGCTCCTGAGGCCGTGGGGGTCGTGCGGCTCATGGGCTCGGCCAGTCGGGGGAGAGCGGATCGGGGAGAGGAGGGTTCCGTCGCGAGGGTCATCGTAAGGGCCTCGCGACGCCCTCGCAACCGCCCAGCCCGGTCGAGCTCATCCGGCGATCGGATCGGACTGCCGCTGGCGATCGCGTCGTGATCGGGGACGGATCGACACATGAGGAACGGGGATCGTTGACGGAGTGGCGAGGATCTCGTCGATCAGGGTCATGATCCGATCGCGGAAGACGTCGGGTGCGAGGGCCTCGGCCTTGCGGCGGGCAAGGAGGGAGTCGTGCGGTCGTCCGGCGGTCTCGAAGGCCTCAATGGCTTGTGAAAGCGGTCTGGTGCCCGGCTCGTCGTAAAGCCAGCCGACGCGGTGATCGACCGTTTCGGCCACGCCGCCGCGATTCAGGGCGATGACCGGGGCACCACAGGCGAGGGCCTCGGCCGGGACGATGCCGAAGTCTTCCTCGCCGGGAAAGAGCAAGGCGCGGCAGCGTTGGTAGTGGTCTCGGATGACCTCATCGGATTGCCAGCCGAGGAACCGGACCGAAGGCCCGGCCAGTGATTCCAGGCGAGCGCGTTCGGGGCCGGAGCCGATCACGACCAGCGGCCGACCCGTCGCCGAGCAAGCGGCCACGGCGTGATCGAGCTTCTTGTACGGCACCAGGGCTGAGACGCAGAGATACGGGCCGTCGCGCGGGGTGGTTGGGTCGGGGGTGTAGAAGTTGGTATCGACGGGAGGGGGGATCACCCGGCTGTCTCGTCCGTAGCAGCGGGCGATTCGTTGGCGAACGGTTTCGGAGATGGCGACAAACTGGGTGACACCGCGGGCGGTGGCCCGGTCCCAGGCACGAAGGCGGTCGAGGGCCGCCCCGGCGAGCGCCTTGCGGACCGGCTTGCCGGTCCAGCCGTCAAGGTAGGCCGCTCGGCCGTCCCAGGCGTAGCGCATGGGGGTGAAGCAGTAGCAGAGGTGCGGCACTCCGGGAGGGACCCGAACCGACTTCGCCACGCAATGGCTGAGGCTGATGACCACGTCCACCCCCTCGGGCTGCCACGATCGCGCAGCCATCGGCATCACGGGGAGGAGATGGCGATAATGCCGCAACACCCCCGGGATTCGCTGCAAGGGAGACGTGCGGATGGTCATGGCCTCGATCGCCGGGCTCATCTGGCCGCGATCGTGGATGAGGGTGAACAGCGGGGCGTCAGGGAAAGCCCGGCAAAGGATCTCCAGACACTTCTCACCGCCCCTCATGCCGGTCAGCCAGTCGTGGACGAGGGCCGCGCGGACCTTCCGCGATGGTTGCCCGAGCCGTGAGGCTATCGTTGGAATGTGCGGGCCCGCCTCCATGCCGGCCTCCCCTCGACGGTCATCCCTGGACGTCTCGCGGATCCCTCCGCGGTTCCGGAACTCCCTGGTGCTCGCGTCTCAGGTCGGAAACCTAACCGAGGCGACCTGATCAAGCAAGGCAGACCGCAGGTGATCGGTTCGTATGCCACTCGATCGTCGAGCCGAGCGCGAGCCTAAGGGAGCGGTCTGGAATTGGATCGCAAGGCTCGGCGTTCTGGCAAGACGCCCCCTCACCCGGCCTGGCGGCCATTCTCTCCCCCGCGAGCGGGGGAGAGGGTTGAGAGAACTTGGGCATTCTCTTCCGGTGAGCGGGGAGAGAAGCCAGGGTTCAAAACCCTGAGCCGTACTTGAACTCCGCCAGCAATCGCTGGTTTCCTGCTCCCCCAGGAGCATCGGGGGAGCGGGAGGAACCGTTCGCATGTCAGCGGAAGTGCCAGAGGAGCCAATCAGCGAACTCCGACCAGTTCGACCTCGAAGGTCAGTTCGGCACCGGGGGGGATCTTGGGAGGGGAGCCGCGATCGCCGTAACCGAGTTTTGCAGGGATGACCAGGCGACGGCGTTCACCGACCCTCATGCCGGGGATGCCATCGATCCAGCCCTGAATCAGGCTTCCCGGATTGAGCGGGAAGTCGACGGGCTGCCGGCCCATGTTCGAGTCGAACTCGGTGCCGTCGGCCAGCGTACCCCGGTAGAAGACGGAGACCGAGCGACCCAGCTCGGCCATCGGGCCTTCGGGGTCACCGGCCTTGAGCGTGGTGTATCGCAGGCCGTTTTCGAGTTCGACTTCCTCGCCGGGCTCGGTCGGCTCGCGGACGATCCGGGGCATGTCGTCAGGCTCGGGAATCGAGGTGGCGACCGTGCTTTCCCGAGACGCCGGAGTTTCACCGAGGGCCTTGGCCTTGTACTGATCGTCTTCGAAGTTGACCGCCAGCGGATCGCCTCCAACTCCTGCAGGAGTCATCGGGACCATCGGGGGCGGCTGGCCACAACCGGCCGGGGCGACCATCGCCGCGGCGATGGCCCACAGCGACCATCGTCGAAGGGGTGTCGTCATAATTGTCCGTTGCTCCCGTCTCGCCGTTGGGGGAATTCTCAACGAGGATGATCCCCGATTCTTGTAAACCTCGGGTCAAAAGTATTCTACCGTCAGCGAGGCCCCGATGCGCCGGGTCGGTGGGCGGTGTGCAGCGCGATGACCTCGGTCGGTGTGGCAATGATCTCGGCCGGGTCGGCCAAAATGCGAACACAGCAGACGGCAATCCGACCGCCGAAGCAGATCTCGACATCAGCCCCGGCAACCCGTGATCGGCCGTGATAATCGCCATTATACGTCGCTTCGTCTCCCTCGATGGCGAACCCGAGCGGCAACGGCGACGGATCGATTGGGCAGAAGACGATGTCGGGGTCGGGCTCGTCGGGGGTCGGATGCGGAAGGTTAACGTTCCAGAGGGTTCCGGGGCTCCACGGGCGATTCATGAGCAGTTCGAGCACCTGTTGGGTCCAGGAGGCCGCGCGATTCCAGTCGAGCGGCCGATCGCGCCGGATGTAATGAGAGACGGCAATGGCCGGGAACCCGTGCAGGACTGCCTCGCGGGCCGCCGCGACCGTGCCGGAGTGATGGACGTCGGCCCCGAGATTCCCTCCCCGATTGATCCCGGCCAGCACCCAGGACGGTCCCGGGGCCAGGTGGTGCAGGGCCAGGCGAACACAGTCGGCCGGGGTGCCTCCGACGGCAATGCGGTTTTGGCCGCGGCGCTCGACCCGAATCGGTTCGCCGCCGGCGGTGACGGCATGGCCTTTGCTTGACCAGACATCGGCCGGAGCCACCACCTGGATCTCGCCAAGCGGCTCGGCGGCCAGCCGCAAGGCTTCGAGGCCCGGAGCGTCGATCCCGTCGTCGTTGGTCAGGACGAGATGAGCAGGCGTGGCACGTCGTTTGGAAACGGTTCTGGCGTGATCCATCGGCTCAATCCTGGCGGAAATGGTCCCGGTGCTCGCGACGTACTCACGTTGTAGGACAGACCCTTCGGAAATCGAACAGAAGATGAAAACCTTCGGTGCTCGGACCGTTGACTTTCCTGAATCGAGTTGCTACCTTACCAACACAACGCGAGGGGGATTAGCTCAGTTGGGAGAGCGCTTGCATGGCATGCAAGAGGTCAGGGGTTCAAGTCCCCTATCCTCCACTCGAATCACGTTCAATGTGTGCCGGACTTCTTGCTCCGGCGATTCTGGGTTAACGCCCAAGGCCATTCGGCCGCTGTGTTCGAGATCACCGAATCGCTCGGTTGCGTCTCGCTCAGGATGGTAGGGTCGCTTGATTGGATTCAGGGACGACCCGGACTCTTTTTGTTCTTTGTGATCGCACCTTTCGGTGGAGGCCGGGTTTCATGGCAGGCCAGAAGAAGGCCGATTCCCCCGTCCGTATCATCGGCAGTCGGGAATTGCACCAGAATCTGCCGTCCATTCTCAATGAACTTCAGCATCCCGACGTGCGCTACGTCTTGACGGTCCACGGACGGCCGAGAGCCGTGCTGGTCGGTGCTGAACCGTTCTTGCAAATGCTCGGCGATCGTTCTCATCCGAGCGAAACGCTGGTCGGCCTGCAACTTAGCGCCTTGCTGGGCAACGAGGTCGGCACGATCGCCTTGGAAGACATCCAGAAGGCCATCGACGAGTCGAACCCGAGCACCAACAACCACCACCCGAAGAAACCCTGAGGAGGAACGGTCGAGCACCGAGGCCGCGCGATGAGTCGGGGGGTGTTCGCGGCTGCGTGTCGATCTCTTTGGCTGTCCGAGGAAACTCGGGCAGGCCCTTTCGTGGCGCCGCTGTGCTGGGACAAGCAACCATCGCGGGGGATGGAAAGGGACGCCTTTTTCTTGGAGGCATCTCTGGCGCTCACGTGTCTGGAGGCTAAGGAGACAGGCCGTTGCCTCGTGAGGATTCTCCCTGCTTTGGAACTTCGCCTGGCTCTCCGGCGAGGTGGTTCGGGCGTGAATATTGCACGAACGAGCGAGGCAACGGGGTCCTCCTTGAGTCACGTGATCGGGGCAGGATCGCTGTTTTTCCTGATCGCTCGGGAAGCTGTCGCTCTTGAGTGTCCTCATCAGTGTGCTGGGAATGCGCTCTGCGCGACCCGGTTGACCGTTGCCCTAGGCACGACCCGGAAAATCGTTATAATCCCCCGTGTCCCCTCAAGACGCACATCTATTTCGACCGATTCATCCCCTGGTCGAATTGAGGGAATCCCGAGAGAGTGCAAGCCCGCGGAGGGTTTCCGGGACGTCCGGTCCCGAGTCCTGACGCGAGCTTGCCTGCGGGCGGCGGACCGAAGGACCGCGAGGCCGCTCGTTGCCGGAAAAAGGCTCGTAGCGGTCTGAACCGCGAAGACCCGGCCGATCGGGTCACACCCTTCGTCCCATGGCGCGAATCACAAGGACGGTCTGGCCATGCGATTGACCCGATTCGGTAACCGGTACGTGCGAGCGGCAGTAGCCGTGGCATGGTTGGCCTTGGCCGGTTGCCAGAGGATCCCCTACATCGACCAGACGAAGCAGGTCCCGCACGACCCGATTTCCGCCGTGGCCGATGAAGATCACGCCATTCAGCAGGCGTCCTTCCTGAGTGATTTGCCCGTTCAGTTGCCCGACATCGTGCCCCCGCGCACTCCGGACAACGCCGAGGCGATGGAACCCTGGCCGATGACGCTCGAAGAGGCCATCCAGCTCGGGATGGATAACTCGGAGGTCATCCGCGTCATCTCCCTCGGTGCCCAGGGGATTCCGGTGGAGGGGTTCGCCCCGACCCCCCTGAACACCCAGGCTGGTGCGGCGCTGGGTGCCGGAACGTTGGCGACGATTTATGACCCGGCGATCCAGGAAACGCAGATCGCTCGGGCGTTGTCGGTCTTCGATGGTCAGCTCTCGACTCGGTTCTTCTACGAGAGCCGAGACTTCCTGGTCAACAACTCCATTCAGGCCGGTTTCTTCGACCCGGATACGAACGTGTTCGCCCTTGTCCGGCAGCGGGGAGCCCCCCAGGGGATTCCCAGCTTCGAGGCGGCCTTGTCGAAGCGAACGGCCACGGGTGCCACGTTCCGGGTGTCGAACCAGGTGGATTACACCTTCGGCAACTCGCCGATTCAGACCTTCCCGTCGACCTACGGCGCCCGAACCACGCTGCAATTCAGCCAGCCGTTGCTCGGCGGTACGGATCAGACCGGGCCGAGCGGCCTGGAAGCCAACCGGGCGCCGATTGTGATCTCTCGATTGAACGCCGACGCCTCGGTCTGGCGGTTCAAGGCCGAGGTGATGGCGATGGTTCGGTCGGTCGAGCAGCAATACTGGGCTCTCTCGCAACAGCAGGTCCAATACTGGAGCCGTCAGCAGGCGGTTCGGCTCGGCGAGGCGATTTACGAGCGGGAAGTGGTGAAGCGCGAGGTCGGCACCGGATCGGAGCCGGACGTGGCCGAGGCGGAGGAACAGCTCCGCCAGTTCCAGCTCGAACTGGTGCAGGCGACCGCTGACCTGATCACCACCGAGCGACAGTTCCGCGAGCTGCTCGGCCTGCCCCCGTACGACGGCCGCCGGATCGTGCCGGTCACCGACTGGACGACCGCCCGAGTGCAGCCGGACTGGGAGAGCAGCCTGGCGCAGTTGATCAGCTATCAGCCGGACATTGTGCAGCAACAGCTTCTGGTGCGGGTTGCCGAACTCCAATTACTGCTTGCCCGCAACCAGCTCTTGCCCGCCTTGAACCTGGACATGCTTTACCAGTTCAACGGGCTCGGTGAGGATCTGGACGACGCCTTCGCGGTCATGACTGGCCGATCGGTGCTGGCGATCGACCCGATCATTGCCCAGCAACAGGCAGCGGCGGGGGTGAATCCGGCTCCCTCGTTCCTCAATAACTTCCAGACCTGGCAGGTCGGCCTGACCTTCTCGATGCCGATCGGCTTCCGGGGCCCATTGGCCGAAACAAGGCAAGCGCAGTATGCCCTGCTCCGTCAGCGAGCGTTTCTCCAGCAGACAGTCCACCAGTCGGTCCATGCTCTGGCGCGGTTCTTCGTCGAGGTGGACGCGAACTACAAGCTGTTGAAGTACGCCGGGCAACTTCGCGAAGCGGCGGAGCGTCGCTTGAAGGCTCAGGAAGCGTTCTTCGAGGCCGGGACGATCAACATCGACCGCTACCTCGACGCGGTCAACCGCTGGTCGAACGCCGTGGCGATCGAGGCCCGGTACAAGACGAGTTACAACACGGCGATCGCCGCGCTAGAAGAAGCCAAGGGGACCCTCCTCGCGTACAACAATATTGCCGTGGCCGAAGGACCGCAGCCGCCGAAGGCGTATGTGCAGGCGATCGACCAGCAGAAGGCTCACCGTCGCATTCCGATCGAGCCCGATGGCCCAGTCGCGCCGAAGCCGGTGGTCGCCCCACCGATCCAGGATCCCTTGCCGCCGATGTCGACCCCCGGCTCGACGCCTCCAGAACCGAGCCCGTTCTTCCCGGCTCCCTATGGGACCTTCGGCCCGCCTGCCATGCCCGTCGGCCCAACGACTCCGGTGGGCGATCCGGTCCCCCTCTCCTCGACGACTCCGGGGCCCGGCTCCGGGTCGGGGTCGAGCCTCGGAACGCCGCCGATGCCGAGCCTGGCCTCGGGAACTGCTCCAACGCAGAGCCGGGCCTCTACGCCCGCGGCGACTCCGGGGCGGGTCGATCCGGCGGTGACCCGGACCTCGGGCGAGTTGACCCCAGCCAGCCGATCGGTCCCGATTTCCGAGACCGCTCCGGTGACGAATCCTGCCTCGCTCCCTCCCCTGCCCTCGCGATCCCTCCCGATGGCCAAGCCCTTACCGGCCTTGCCGCCGAGCGAGCCGATCCGAGAAACCTTGCCGATTGACCTGCCACCCCTGCCCCCGGGCGGGTGATCGGCGACGTTTCGTCCTTCCTCTCCTCTTGCGTCCCTTGCGGGGGCGGGCCTGTCGTGGCGGGTCCGCCCCCGTGTCATTTGGTTCAGGGGCAGAACGTCCGGCGATGAGCCCACCAAGCTTCCTTCGAAGACGATCGCCGCGCATTCGATTCAAGAATTGTTGACCGGGGGGCATCGGCCGACGACAATGACGGCCAGCCGCTGATTGCGGTTGGTCGGCTGGCTCATCGAGACGCCCTCCCCGGTGTCACGTCCGTCGGATTCCCCCCTTTTCCCTTTTGAATCGAGGAGGCACTGGCAATGCACGGAACCTGCGACGGCAGCCGGAGACGGTTCCTGAAGACCAGCGCGGCGACGGGAGCGGCTTTAGCCTCGGCCCCGGCCCTGCGAGGCTTCGGGCAGGATGCGGCCGCCGATGAGCCGAAGGTCCCGCTGGTGACCCTCGGCAAGACCGGGCAGAAGGTGACGAAGCTGGGCATGGGCACGAGCTGGGCCGTTTCGCCGAGCTTTGTGCAGGCGGCCTTGCTCTCGGGGGTCCGCTTCATCGACACCTCCGAATCGTACGAGAACACGAGAGTTGAGCAGGTCCTCGGCCAGGTCCTCGAACGGACCGGATTGCGGAAGGATACCTACCTCGTCACCAAGACGACCCGCTACCGAGGGGTTCCCGACCAGGCCGCCGTCTTCCCGAGCGAGCTGGAAAAGAGTCTCGAACGCCTGCGGACCGACTACGTCGATGCTTACTACATTCACGGCATCTCGGGCCGGGACATCGGCATGCTGAGCGACCCGAGCATCAAGGCGACCTTCGAGAATCTGAAAGCCGCCGGCAAGATTCGCTTCGCGGGGCTCTCCTGCCACGATGCCATGCTCCCTGAGATTCTTGAAAAAGCGGCCGAGGTCGGCTGGATCGATCAGGTGATGATCCAGTACAGCTTCCGGG
This window encodes:
- a CDS encoding FKBP-type peptidyl-prolyl cis-trans isomerase codes for the protein MTTPLRRWSLWAIAAAMVAPAGCGQPPPMVPMTPAGVGGDPLAVNFEDDQYKAKALGETPASRESTVATSIPEPDDMPRIVREPTEPGEEVELENGLRYTTLKAGDPEGPMAELGRSVSVFYRGTLADGTEFDSNMGRQPVDFPLNPGSLIQGWIDGIPGMRVGERRRLVIPAKLGYGDRGSPPKIPPGAELTFEVELVGVR
- the surE gene encoding 5'/3'-nucleotidase SurE, giving the protein MDHARTVSKRRATPAHLVLTNDDGIDAPGLEALRLAAEPLGEIQVVAPADVWSSKGHAVTAGGEPIRVERRGQNRIAVGGTPADCVRLALHHLAPGPSWVLAGINRGGNLGADVHHSGTVAAAREAVLHGFPAIAVSHYIRRDRPLDWNRAASWTQQVLELLMNRPWSPGTLWNVNLPHPTPDEPDPDIVFCPIDPSPLPLGFAIEGDEATYNGDYHGRSRVAGADVEICFGGRIAVCCVRILADPAEIIATPTEVIALHTAHRPGASGPR
- a CDS encoding type II toxin-antitoxin system prevent-host-death family antitoxin; its protein translation is MAGQKKADSPVRIIGSRELHQNLPSILNELQHPDVRYVLTVHGRPRAVLVGAEPFLQMLGDRSHPSETLVGLQLSALLGNEVGTIALEDIQKAIDESNPSTNNHHPKKP
- a CDS encoding glycosyltransferase, giving the protein MEAGPHIPTIASRLGQPSRKVRAALVHDWLTGMRGGEKCLEILCRAFPDAPLFTLIHDRGQMSPAIEAMTIRTSPLQRIPGVLRHYRHLLPVMPMAARSWQPEGVDVVISLSHCVAKSVRVPPGVPHLCYCFTPMRYAWDGRAAYLDGWTGKPVRKALAGAALDRLRAWDRATARGVTQFVAISETVRQRIARCYGRDSRVIPPPVDTNFYTPDPTTPRDGPYLCVSALVPYKKLDHAVAACSATGRPLVVIGSGPERARLESLAGPSVRFLGWQSDEVIRDHYQRCRALLFPGEEDFGIVPAEALACGAPVIALNRGGVAETVDHRVGWLYDEPGTRPLSQAIEAFETAGRPHDSLLARRKAEALAPDVFRDRIMTLIDEILATPSTIPVPHVSIRPRSRRDRQRQSDPIAG
- a CDS encoding TolC family protein, translated to MRLTRFGNRYVRAAVAVAWLALAGCQRIPYIDQTKQVPHDPISAVADEDHAIQQASFLSDLPVQLPDIVPPRTPDNAEAMEPWPMTLEEAIQLGMDNSEVIRVISLGAQGIPVEGFAPTPLNTQAGAALGAGTLATIYDPAIQETQIARALSVFDGQLSTRFFYESRDFLVNNSIQAGFFDPDTNVFALVRQRGAPQGIPSFEAALSKRTATGATFRVSNQVDYTFGNSPIQTFPSTYGARTTLQFSQPLLGGTDQTGPSGLEANRAPIVISRLNADASVWRFKAEVMAMVRSVEQQYWALSQQQVQYWSRQQAVRLGEAIYEREVVKREVGTGSEPDVAEAEEQLRQFQLELVQATADLITTERQFRELLGLPPYDGRRIVPVTDWTTARVQPDWESSLAQLISYQPDIVQQQLLVRVAELQLLLARNQLLPALNLDMLYQFNGLGEDLDDAFAVMTGRSVLAIDPIIAQQQAAAGVNPAPSFLNNFQTWQVGLTFSMPIGFRGPLAETRQAQYALLRQRAFLQQTVHQSVHALARFFVEVDANYKLLKYAGQLREAAERRLKAQEAFFEAGTINIDRYLDAVNRWSNAVAIEARYKTSYNTAIAALEEAKGTLLAYNNIAVAEGPQPPKAYVQAIDQQKAHRRIPIEPDGPVAPKPVVAPPIQDPLPPMSTPGSTPPEPSPFFPAPYGTFGPPAMPVGPTTPVGDPVPLSSTTPGPGSGSGSSLGTPPMPSLASGTAPTQSRASTPAATPGRVDPAVTRTSGELTPASRSVPISETAPVTNPASLPPLPSRSLPMAKPLPALPPSEPIRETLPIDLPPLPPGG
- a CDS encoding aldo/keto reductase; its protein translation is MHGTCDGSRRRFLKTSAATGAALASAPALRGFGQDAAADEPKVPLVTLGKTGQKVTKLGMGTSWAVSPSFVQAALLSGVRFIDTSESYENTRVEQVLGQVLERTGLRKDTYLVTKTTRYRGVPDQAAVFPSELEKSLERLRTDYVDAYYIHGISGRDIGMLSDPSIKATFENLKAAGKIRFAGLSCHDAMLPEILEKAAEVGWIDQVMIQYSFRAVDHDKLQRAIDKASKANIGLVAMKTQRGADAVVDAIDNDGQLFAIDQTLKRLREAGIKKEVAAVKSVWYDDRMQVVVSEMTNFSDLRENVAASREPLTIEEARLLDEHRRKTNHLYCHGCGHLCETAAKGVPVATVLRYLRYYAAYGKRSEARALYQALPAEARDLAKADLAAAERACPRGLPVANLVQLADRHLS